The genomic interval AGCCCAGTTTTTCGTCATTAATTGTTGCTCTTGCGTTGTCTTATCTGCATAACAAACTTAGCACCTGTATTCATTCTGCAAATTATGAAGTACAGTTCTTGTAGTAAAATGCTCACCTGTTGGCCATACTGTTTTTTCATCAAAGTATATCCAACACATGGGCTGTAAAACTTTTATGACCCTGATCTGTTGATGGAAGTCCATATCTCAAGACAAGTTTAAACAATCCTGGATTCTCTAGTTTGCTAGTGACAGCGCTAATGGACTGAGGGTTTGTGCAATACTGAGATTCCTTCTGCAATAGTAGGAAGTGAATAGTAGCAGAATAATAGTTGAAGAAGCTTTACTTCAAAGGAGAATGTACGTTTGACTTCACAAGGATGTTCTCTTAGTACATACATACCTGTTCGCCACAGCAGCGCCTATAGAAACTTTCTGAGTTTCAGCAAAGTGGTGTGACACCTGAGTGTCTCTTCCAATGGCTCCTGCTTTGTagagaaaaatatcctgaaATAAAGTCTGTAGTAAGTGCCTAGCGGGATACACAGACTTGAGAACACAGAACTGTATGTTTGTATGAagcttgttttaaattattaaatatgaaattaataTAATATTGTAAGCAATATTATCTATTCTATTATCTTAGAATCAAAGTAACACTATATAATcatcactaaaccacatcccttagtgCCACTTTCACACATCTCTTAGGTACTTGTCAGGACAGGGACTTCACCACTTCCCTGCGTAGTCCATTCCAATGCTTGACTACCTTGCCtgtgaaaaaattcttctcaatGTCCAGTCTAAATCCCCTGCAAcacaacttgagaccattaTATgtgcttttatatatatatatgaaatatacaTATAGGTGTGTAAGCATATgtagtaaaacatttttttttcatattttgcagGTCATTGCAAGTGTGTTGAGGAACTTGTCCTGGCGTGCAGATGTGAACAGTAAAAAGACACTACGAGAAGTTGGGAGTGTGAAAGCACTGATGGAATGTGCTTTAGAAGTTAAGAAGGTACTGTGTAGAAATGCCTATGAGATAAATTTTTGAGGCATTACATTTAatttacacaaaataaatatattgtgGTCTTTTTTGACATAAGCAGTATGTCAAATGTTTAGAATGTTTCAAGTAACTTCAGAGTTTAAGTTACTTAAAGTTCTCTTAGAATTGGTAAATAGAATTGCTTTGAGTTAATGAAACATCAGATCATAAAATAATGCTATTACCTCAAAACTAAtggtatttctgtaattttattttttgatggtTGACAGTTTTTGATCTTCAGCTACATTGTTTCTTATAATTTTACAATTTAATAAAACCTCTTCTGACTTTAGTGAGTAGATAACTTCCACTTCTGTCATTTTCTAGATATACTCTTGGTATCCAGACAAGATTATATTCTATCCCAGAGTCCTCTGCTAGCTAATCTTCAAACCAGTTTACCATTATGGCAGCTAGCAAGTACTGTGGCTGATACTTCAAAAAATTTCTGGCAAGCAATAAATCCATTgctgagggaaggagggaggcaaACAAAAGTTTGCCTGCACGGCTGTACGCCTTGGTTGATAAGTTAATCAgcccagaaaacagaaattggaACATAAGTAACTCGTACTGTGAGGAAAagccagagaaataaaaagaggcaGATAtaggaaaatagaaagaaaatatcaggcATTAGCATACAAGTGAGATTTCatccaaacaaaaatcaaacaaaaataaattgtgctggtaactgaaaaaacaaattctaaaacaaatttcatggttaatgaattttatttctttgcaaatgTATGTTAGAATTAATGAGGCTTTTTTCTAATCTGTAGGCTATATTCCTTCAGGTTTATTCTTGGTCCATCTTTGGATCATTGGGAATTAGAAAGAGATTTGTGACAAACTCCTTGTAGCTAACGTCAGTATTTCTGAGGTCTTTTGATCAATTCTTGAAAAACTTTTCTAATCCTGTCACTTTGTTATTTTCCTAGGAATCAACCCTAAAAAGTGTCTTGAGTGCCTTATGGAATCTGTCAGCACACTGTACTGAGAACAAAGCCGATATATGTGCTGTTGATGGTGCTCTTGCATTTCTAGTTGGTACACTGACATACCGGAGCCAAACAAACACACTTGCCATCATAGAAAGTGGAGGAGGAATACTAAGAAATGTTTCTAGCTTAATTGCTACTAATGAGGACCACAGGTGGGTATGCTACTTCTGAAAAAATGTAGTGATACTAAAAGCATGTTTAAGACACAGTTTGTACGCTGAGTCTTAATATGAATGCAGGTAGAGtaatataaaatacaataatttgTAACGAATTAGCAGGCATTCCACTTAGGTAACAGAAATAAGCAAACAGATAAGTATCTGCTGCTTATAGATGATGAGTAGTAGTAGAGTCTTTTCGTGGGAATAAAAGATTCATAAGTCATTACCAGCCATAGGAAGCAATCTGGAAGGAGAAATATTTTCGAGAGGGTAGGGTGGGAGTAACAATTTGTGTTTATAGTAGCATTTGATTAGCATTTAGATAGATTCCATAGGagtagagaaaaaataagataaatttGTACTGGATAATTGTAACTATCCTTTTAAAGGATTAAATTGCTTGCAGTGTAGTAagtttttagtttgtttgtcTCTGATCTGTTGCAAATGTCActtaatgatttttgttttcaattactTATTATCAGGCAAATCTTGCGAGAGAACAGTTGCTTACAAACCTTGTTACAACACTTGAAGTCACACAGTTTGACAATAGTCAGTAACGCATGTGGAACCCTGTGGAATCTTTCTGCACGAAATGCAAAGGATCAGGAGGCACTTTGGGACATGGGAGCAGTCAGCATGCTCAAAAATCTCATTCACTCGAAACACAAAATGATAGCaatgggcagtgctgcagctctaaGAAATCTCATGGCAAACAGGCCAGCAAAGTATAAAGATGCTAACATTATGTCTCCAGGATCAAGCTTACCATCTCTTCAtgttagaaaacaaaaggcacTGGAAGCAGAATTAGATGCACAACATTTATCAGAGACTTTTGACAATATTGATAATTTAAGCCCAAAAGCATCTCACCGTAATAAGCAGAGACATAAGCAGAATATATACAGTGAGTATGTTTTGGACTCTAATCGTCATGATGATGGGGTATGCAGAACAGAGAGTTTTAGTACTGGTAACATGACTGTACTTTCTCCATATTTAAATTCTACAGTATTGCCTGGATCCTCTTCTTCTAGTAGAGGAAACATAGAAAATTGTCTGTCTGAGAAAGACAGAAGTCTTGACAGAGATCGAGCAGTAGGTTTAAATGCCTATCATCCAGCTACAGAGAACAGTGGAAACTCCTCTAAGAGAATAGGAATGCAAATTTCTACAGCTGCAGCTCAAATTGCCAAGGTTATGGAAGAAGTGACAAGCATGCATATTCCACAAGACGACAGAAGTTCCAGTtccacttctgaaatgcactgtttgacagaagacagaaataccACAAGGAGAGCAGCCAGTGCCCATACACACTCGAATACATACTTTCCAAAATCTGAGAATTCAAGCAGGCCATGTCCTGTGCCTTACACAAAGATGGAATACAAGAGAGCATCAAATGACAGCTTAAATAgtgtcagcagcagtgatggctATGGTAAAAGAGGCCAAATGAAACCTTCCATTGAATCTTACTCTGAGGATGATGAAAGTAAATTTTGTAGTTATGGGCAATATCCAGCTGACTTGGCACATAAGATACATAGTGCAAATCACATGGATGACAATGATGGAGAACTAGACACTCCTATTAACTATAGTCTTAAATATTCAGATGAACAATTAAATTCTGGAAGGCAGAGTCCTTCTCAGAATGAAAGATGGGCAAGGCCTAAGCATATAATAGatgatgaaatgaaacaaaatgaccAAAGGCAGTCAAGGAGCCAAAGTACAACATACCCTGTGTACACTGAAAGTGGAGATGATAAACACATGAAATATCAATCACCTTTTGGACAACAAGACTGTGTTCCTTCATTTAGATCAAGAGGATCCAATGGTTCAGATCAGAACAGAGTAGGGTCAACTCTTGGAATCAATCAGAAAGTAAATCAGTCCTTGTGCCAAGTCGATGATTATGATGATGATAAGCCAACCAACTACAGTGAACGCTATTCTGAGGAGGAACAGCATGAAGAAGAAGACAGACCAACCAATTACAGCATAAAGTACAACGAAGAGGAACACCATGTTGATCAACCCATTGATTATAGTCTGAAGTATTCAACAGAAGTTCCTCCCTCTTCTCAGAAGCCatcttttactttttcaaagacttcttcagtgcagagcagtaAAACTGACCATATTTCCTCAAGCAGTGGAAATACATCAGCCCCTTCAGCAGGTTCAAAGAGGCAGAATCAGCTTCATCCAagttctgcacagagcagaggcagtCATGCTCAAAAGACCGCCTCCTGTAAGACTCCTTCCATTAATCAGGAAACTATACAAACTTACTGTGTGGAAGATACACCAATATGTTTTTCAAGGTGTAGCTCTTTGTCATCTTTGTCATCAGCTGAAGATGAAATAGGGCGTGATCAATCCGCACGTGTGACTGATACTAATAATACACTACAGAtagcagaactgaaagaaaacagtggggCTCTATCTACAGAAGCTGCAGTAAGTGAAATCACATCAACATCACAACATATTAGAACAAAATCCAGTAGACTTCCAACTTCCAGTTTATCACCTTCTGATTCCTCCAGACATAAAGCTGTTGAATTTTCTTCAGGTGCCAAATCTCCCTCAAAGAGTGGTGCACAGACTCCCAAAAGCCCACCAGAACATTATGTACAGGAAACTCCTCTCATGTTCAGTAGATGTACTTCTGTAAGTTCCCTGGATAGTTTTGAAAGCCGTTCAATTGCTAGTTCGGTTCAGAGTGAGCCTTGCAGTGGAATGGTGAGTGGTATTATAAGTCCAAGTGATCTTCCAGACAGCCCAGGACAAACAATGCCTCCAAGCAGAAGTAAAACACCACCCCCTGCTCAAGGAGTTCAGGTGAAAAGAGATGTAGCTAAAGGTAAAGTACCTAGTGCAGAAAAGAGAGAGCCTGGTCCTAGACAAGCAGCTGTAAATGCAGCAGTTCAGAGAGTTCAGGTACTGCCAGAGGCTGATACGCTGTTACATTTTGCCACAGAAAGTACACCAGATGGGTTTTCTTGCTCTTCTAGCCTGAGTGCTCTGAGTCTTGATGAGCCATTTATACAGAAAGATGTAGAGTTAAGAATAATGCCTCCTGTACATGAAAATGAACATGGAAATGAAGCAGAGCCTGAACAGTCAGATGATACAAAGGATAACCAAGAGGATAAAGCAGAGAAGccttctgaagcagaaaaagacaTTCTGGATGATTCTGATGATGATGATATTGAAATACTGGAAGAATGTATTATTTCTGCAATGCCTACAAAGTCTTCACGTAAAGCCAAAAAGCCTTCTCAAGCATCTGCTCCAAAAATACCTCCTCCTGTAGCCAGAAAGCCAAGCCAGCTGCCAGTTTATAAACTTCTGCCTTCCCAAAGCCGATTGCAATCCCAAAAGCATGTGAGTTTTACACCAGGAGATGATATGCCACGAGTATATTGTGTTGAGGGTACACCAATAAATTTTTCAACAGCTACATCTTTGAGTGATCTCACAATAGAATCACCACCAAATGAGTTGGCCAATGTAGACAATGTGGGTACAGGGGCAGAGTCAGGGGAATTTGAGAAGAGGGATACTATTCCTACAGAAGGTAGAAGTACAGATGATGTTCAGAAAGTAAAAAGCATAAGTGTGAGTGGCCCAGGACTGGATgatgacaaaacagaagaggGTGATATTCTGGCTGAGTGCATTAACTCAGCTATGCCAAAAGGTAAAAGTCACAAACCTTTTagagtgaagaaaataatggaTCAAATCCAACAAGCATCTACatctttaaataacaaaaatcaatcAGAAATTGAGAAAAAGAAGCCAACATCACCAGTAAAGCCTGTTCCCCAAAATAGTGAATATAGAGCACGtgtaagaaaaaacacagagtCTAAAAGCCAAATTAATAATGAAAGAAGCTATCCAGAGAACAGAGATACAAAGAAACagaatcttaaaaataattctagaGATTTTAATGACAAACTTTCAAATAATGAGGAGCGTGTAAGAGGAAGCTTTACATTTGATTCCCCTCATCATTACACACCTATTGAGGGAACTCCGTATTGTTTTTCACGCAATGATTCCTTAAGTTCTTTGGattttgatgatgatgatgttgACCTTtcaagggaaaaggcagaattaagaaaaggaaaggaagcaaaggaaatagAAACTAAAGACTGCCCTAACGTGGAACAGCCTTCAAGTCAGCAACCAAGTAATAGGACACAAGTTTGCCAAAAACACCCAACAAGCAGAAGCCAGTCTAAAACTTTCTGTCAGCCAAATAAAGATATTCCAGACAGAGGGGCAGCTACGGATGAGAAGATGCAGAATTTTGCTATCGAAAACAcacctgtttgtttttctcgCAATTCATCTCTTAGTTCCCTTAGTGATATTGATcaagaaaacaataacaacaaagaaGAAGAACCAGTAAAGCGAACTGAGGCTCCTGATTCACAGATAGAATCAAACAGACCACAGACTTCTGGTTATGCACCTAAATCATTTCATGTTGAAGACACACCAGTATGTTTCTCTAGAAATAGCTCTCTGAGTTCTCTAAGTATTGACTCAGAAGATGATCTTTTGCAGGAATGCATTAGTTCTGCCATGCCTAAAAAGAAGAAGCCATCAAGAATAAAGagtgaaagtgaaaaaagtAATTCCAGAAATATAGGTGGTATGCTGGCAGAAGATTTAACACTGGATTTGAGAGAGATACAGAGGCCAGATTCAGAACATGGTTTTTCACCCGATTCAGAGAACTTTGATTGGAAAGCTATACAGGAAGGTGCAAATTCTATAGTTAGTAGCCTGCAtcaagctgcagctgctgcatcaCTATCTAGACAAGCTTCATCAGACTCTGATTCTATCCTTTCACtaaaatctggtatttctctGGGATCACCATTCCATCTTACCCCGGACCaagaagaaaaaccttttaCTAGTAATAAAGGTCCACGAATTCTTAAGCCAGGAGAGAAAAGTACACTGGAATCTAAAAAAGTAGAATCCGAAAGTAAGGGAAtcaaaggagggaaaagagtATATAAAAGTATAATTACAGGAAAAGCTCGCTCCAATTCAGAAGTTTCAAGTCAGTTAAAGCAACCACAACAAACAAGTGTGCCTTCAATTTCACGTGGCAGGACAATGATTCATATTCCGGGAGTTCGAAATAGTTCTTCAAGTACTAGTCCTGTTTCCAAAAAAGGCCCCCCATTCAAAAACACAAATTCCAAGAGTCCCAGTGAAGGCCAGAGTTCAGCTAGTTCCCCAAGAGGAGTCAAGTCATCAGTAAAACCTGAGCCAGCTCCTGTAACTAGGCAACTGTCAGGGTTGAACCAGAGTGGATCAAGTAAAGGACCTTCTAGATCAGGATCTAGAG from Lagopus muta isolate bLagMut1 chromosome Z, bLagMut1 primary, whole genome shotgun sequence carries:
- the APC gene encoding adenomatous polyposis coli protein isoform X1, producing MAAASYDQLLKQVEALKMENSNLRQELEDNSNHLTKLETEASNMKEVLKQLQGSIEDEAMASSGQIDILERLKELNLESTSFPGVKLRPKVSVRSYGSREGSVSSRSGECSPVPMGSFPRRGFMNGSRESTGYLEELEKERSLLLAELEKEEKEKDWYYAQLQNLTKRIDSLPLTENFSLQTDMTRRQLEYEARQIRAAMEEQLGTCQDMEKRAQVRVARIQQIEKDILRIRQLLQSQAAEAERAPQGKHDAGSHDTERQSEGQGAPEISMSTSNTGQGSAARMDHETASVMSSSNNYSVPRRLTSHLGTKVTEDYKPQVEMVYSLLSMLGTHDKDDMSRTLLAMSSSQDSCIAMRQSGCLPLLIQLLHGNDKDSVLLGNSRGSKEARARASAALHNIIHSQPDDKRGRREIRVLHLLEQIRAYCETCWEWQEAHEQGMDQDKNPMPAPVDHQICPAVCVLMKLSFDEEHRHAMNELGGLQAIAELLQVDCEMYGLTNDHYSVTLRRYAGMALTNLTFGDVANKATLCSMKGCMRALVAQLKSESEDLQQVIASVLRNLSWRADVNSKKTLREVGSVKALMECALEVKKESTLKSVLSALWNLSAHCTENKADICAVDGALAFLVGTLTYRSQTNTLAIIESGGGILRNVSSLIATNEDHRQILRENSCLQTLLQHLKSHSLTIVSNACGTLWNLSARNAKDQEALWDMGAVSMLKNLIHSKHKMIAMGSAAALRNLMANRPAKYKDANIMSPGSSLPSLHVRKQKALEAELDAQHLSETFDNIDNLSPKASHRNKQRHKQNIYSEYVLDSNRHDDGVCRTESFSTGNMTVLSPYLNSTVLPGSSSSSRGNIENCLSEKDRSLDRDRAVGLNAYHPATENSGNSSKRIGMQISTAAAQIAKVMEEVTSMHIPQDDRSSSSTSEMHCLTEDRNTTRRAASAHTHSNTYFPKSENSSRPCPVPYTKMEYKRASNDSLNSVSSSDGYGKRGQMKPSIESYSEDDESKFCSYGQYPADLAHKIHSANHMDDNDGELDTPINYSLKYSDEQLNSGRQSPSQNERWARPKHIIDDEMKQNDQRQSRSQSTTYPVYTESGDDKHMKYQSPFGQQDCVPSFRSRGSNGSDQNRVGSTLGINQKVNQSLCQVDDYDDDKPTNYSERYSEEEQHEEEDRPTNYSIKYNEEEHHVDQPIDYSLKYSTEVPPSSQKPSFTFSKTSSVQSSKTDHISSSSGNTSAPSAGSKRQNQLHPSSAQSRGSHAQKTASCKTPSINQETIQTYCVEDTPICFSRCSSLSSLSSAEDEIGRDQSARVTDTNNTLQIAELKENSGALSTEAAVSEITSTSQHIRTKSSRLPTSSLSPSDSSRHKAVEFSSGAKSPSKSGAQTPKSPPEHYVQETPLMFSRCTSVSSLDSFESRSIASSVQSEPCSGMVSGIISPSDLPDSPGQTMPPSRSKTPPPAQGVQVKRDVAKGKVPSAEKREPGPRQAAVNAAVQRVQVLPEADTLLHFATESTPDGFSCSSSLSALSLDEPFIQKDVELRIMPPVHENEHGNEAEPEQSDDTKDNQEDKAEKPSEAEKDILDDSDDDDIEILEECIISAMPTKSSRKAKKPSQASAPKIPPPVARKPSQLPVYKLLPSQSRLQSQKHVSFTPGDDMPRVYCVEGTPINFSTATSLSDLTIESPPNELANVDNVGTGAESGEFEKRDTIPTEGRSTDDVQKVKSISVSGPGLDDDKTEEGDILAECINSAMPKGKSHKPFRVKKIMDQIQQASTSLNNKNQSEIEKKKPTSPVKPVPQNSEYRARVRKNTESKSQINNERSYPENRDTKKQNLKNNSRDFNDKLSNNEERVRGSFTFDSPHHYTPIEGTPYCFSRNDSLSSLDFDDDDVDLSREKAELRKGKEAKEIETKDCPNVEQPSSQQPSNRTQVCQKHPTSRSQSKTFCQPNKDIPDRGAATDEKMQNFAIENTPVCFSRNSSLSSLSDIDQENNNNKEEEPVKRTEAPDSQIESNRPQTSGYAPKSFHVEDTPVCFSRNSSLSSLSIDSEDDLLQECISSAMPKKKKPSRIKSESEKSNSRNIGGMLAEDLTLDLREIQRPDSEHGFSPDSENFDWKAIQEGANSIVSSLHQAAAAASLSRQASSDSDSILSLKSGISLGSPFHLTPDQEEKPFTSNKGPRILKPGEKSTLESKKVESESKGIKGGKRVYKSIITGKARSNSEVSSQLKQPQQTSVPSISRGRTMIHIPGVRNSSSSTSPVSKKGPPFKNTNSKSPSEGQSSASSPRGVKSSVKPEPAPVTRQLSGLNQSGSSKGPSRSGSRDSTPSRPQQQPLSRPLQSPGRNSISPGRNGISPPNKLSQLPRTSSPSTASTKSSSSGRMSYTSPGRQMSQQNLTKQTALTKNTSSIPRSESASKGLNQILGSGASNKKTDLSRMSSAKSSGSESDRSERPVLVRQSTFIKEAPSPTLRRKLEESASFESLSPSRPDSPTRSQLQTPVLSPSLPDMSLSTHSTAQTSGWRKLPPNLSPSVEYDGRPAKRHDITRSHSESPSRLPINRSGTWKREHSKHSSSLPRVSTWRRTGSSSSILSASSESSEKAKSEDEKQHGSSLSGQKQSKESQAPAKGTWRKIKENEIPQIMNDPQHPSSSATSSSDSKTLIYQMAPAVSKTEDVWVRIEDCPINNPRSGRSPTGNTPPVIDSVSEKGVVNGKDSKEIQEKQNPGNGSVPVRTIGLENRLNSFFQMDSPDKKGNETKPLQTNPVPAPENNESTVSERTPFSSSSSSKHSSPIGAVAARVTPFNYNPSRRKSSVDNSSARPSQIPTPVNNSTKKRDSKSENTDSSGTQSPKRHSGSYLVTSV
- the APC gene encoding adenomatous polyposis coli protein isoform X3, producing the protein MAAASYDQLLKQVEALKMENSNLRQELEDNSNHLTKLETEASNMKEVLKQLQGSIEDEAMASSGQIDILERLKELNLESTSFPGVKLRPKVSVRSYGSREGSVSSRSGECSPVPMGSFPRRGFMNGSRESTGYLEELEKERSLLLAELEKEEKEKDWYYAQLQNLTKRIDSLPLTENVRVARIQQIEKDILRIRQLLQSQAAEAERAPQGKHDAGSHDTERQSEGQGAPEISMSTSNTGQGSAARMDHETASVMSSSNNYSVPRRLTSHLGTKVTEDYKPQVEMVYSLLSMLGTHDKDDMSRTLLAMSSSQDSCIAMRQSGCLPLLIQLLHGNDKDSVLLGNSRGSKEARARASAALHNIIHSQPDDKRGRREIRVLHLLEQIRAYCETCWEWQEAHEQGMDQDKNPMPAPVDHQICPAVCVLMKLSFDEEHRHAMNELGGLQAIAELLQVDCEMYGLTNDHYSVTLRRYAGMALTNLTFGDVANKATLCSMKGCMRALVAQLKSESEDLQQVIASVLRNLSWRADVNSKKTLREVGSVKALMECALEVKKESTLKSVLSALWNLSAHCTENKADICAVDGALAFLVGTLTYRSQTNTLAIIESGGGILRNVSSLIATNEDHRQILRENSCLQTLLQHLKSHSLTIVSNACGTLWNLSARNAKDQEALWDMGAVSMLKNLIHSKHKMIAMGSAAALRNLMANRPAKYKDANIMSPGSSLPSLHVRKQKALEAELDAQHLSETFDNIDNLSPKASHRNKQRHKQNIYSEYVLDSNRHDDGVCRTESFSTGNMTVLSPYLNSTVLPGSSSSSRGNIENCLSEKDRSLDRDRAVGLNAYHPATENSGNSSKRIGMQISTAAAQIAKVMEEVTSMHIPQDDRSSSSTSEMHCLTEDRNTTRRAASAHTHSNTYFPKSENSSRPCPVPYTKMEYKRASNDSLNSVSSSDGYGKRGQMKPSIESYSEDDESKFCSYGQYPADLAHKIHSANHMDDNDGELDTPINYSLKYSDEQLNSGRQSPSQNERWARPKHIIDDEMKQNDQRQSRSQSTTYPVYTESGDDKHMKYQSPFGQQDCVPSFRSRGSNGSDQNRVGSTLGINQKVNQSLCQVDDYDDDKPTNYSERYSEEEQHEEEDRPTNYSIKYNEEEHHVDQPIDYSLKYSTEVPPSSQKPSFTFSKTSSVQSSKTDHISSSSGNTSAPSAGSKRQNQLHPSSAQSRGSHAQKTASCKTPSINQETIQTYCVEDTPICFSRCSSLSSLSSAEDEIGRDQSARVTDTNNTLQIAELKENSGALSTEAAVSEITSTSQHIRTKSSRLPTSSLSPSDSSRHKAVEFSSGAKSPSKSGAQTPKSPPEHYVQETPLMFSRCTSVSSLDSFESRSIASSVQSEPCSGMVSGIISPSDLPDSPGQTMPPSRSKTPPPAQGVQVKRDVAKGKVPSAEKREPGPRQAAVNAAVQRVQVLPEADTLLHFATESTPDGFSCSSSLSALSLDEPFIQKDVELRIMPPVHENEHGNEAEPEQSDDTKDNQEDKAEKPSEAEKDILDDSDDDDIEILEECIISAMPTKSSRKAKKPSQASAPKIPPPVARKPSQLPVYKLLPSQSRLQSQKHVSFTPGDDMPRVYCVEGTPINFSTATSLSDLTIESPPNELANVDNVGTGAESGEFEKRDTIPTEGRSTDDVQKVKSISVSGPGLDDDKTEEGDILAECINSAMPKGKSHKPFRVKKIMDQIQQASTSLNNKNQSEIEKKKPTSPVKPVPQNSEYRARVRKNTESKSQINNERSYPENRDTKKQNLKNNSRDFNDKLSNNEERVRGSFTFDSPHHYTPIEGTPYCFSRNDSLSSLDFDDDDVDLSREKAELRKGKEAKEIETKDCPNVEQPSSQQPSNRTQVCQKHPTSRSQSKTFCQPNKDIPDRGAATDEKMQNFAIENTPVCFSRNSSLSSLSDIDQENNNNKEEEPVKRTEAPDSQIESNRPQTSGYAPKSFHVEDTPVCFSRNSSLSSLSIDSEDDLLQECISSAMPKKKKPSRIKSESEKSNSRNIGGMLAEDLTLDLREIQRPDSEHGFSPDSENFDWKAIQEGANSIVSSLHQAAAAASLSRQASSDSDSILSLKSGISLGSPFHLTPDQEEKPFTSNKGPRILKPGEKSTLESKKVESESKGIKGGKRVYKSIITGKARSNSEVSSQLKQPQQTSVPSISRGRTMIHIPGVRNSSSSTSPVSKKGPPFKNTNSKSPSEGQSSASSPRGVKSSVKPEPAPVTRQLSGLNQSGSSKGPSRSGSRDSTPSRPQQQPLSRPLQSPGRNSISPGRNGISPPNKLSQLPRTSSPSTASTKSSSSGRMSYTSPGRQMSQQNLTKQTALTKNTSSIPRSESASKGLNQILGSGASNKKTDLSRMSSAKSSGSESDRSERPVLVRQSTFIKEAPSPTLRRKLEESASFESLSPSRPDSPTRSQLQTPVLSPSLPDMSLSTHSTAQTSGWRKLPPNLSPSVEYDGRPAKRHDITRSHSESPSRLPINRSGTWKREHSKHSSSLPRVSTWRRTGSSSSILSASSESSEKAKSEDEKQHGSSLSGQKQSKESQAPAKGTWRKIKENEIPQIMNDPQHPSSSATSSSDSKTLIYQMAPAVSKTEDVWVRIEDCPINNPRSGRSPTGNTPPVIDSVSEKGVVNGKDSKEIQEKQNPGNGSVPVRTIGLENRLNSFFQMDSPDKKGNETKPLQTNPVPAPENNESTVSERTPFSSSSSSKHSSPIGAVAARVTPFNYNPSRRKSSVDNSSARPSQIPTPVNNSTKKRDSKSENTDSSGTQSPKRHSGSYLVTSV